One genomic window of Vibrio parahaemolyticus includes the following:
- a CDS encoding Zn-ribbon-containing protein, with protein sequence MYVVELQFECFDNTTVSAVDKAINGLMDALRYNGQVLGREFPIVMGDGEFFVRVVCPEQDSLHPRYHSDFVKVCMNRLSDASLLAPKMRMLGRDLNSEQAAEDEAPSWQVLYTTYVHTCSPLRSGETLLPIPLYRNDPTLNGDHKAVIKWQTEWQACDEIQMAGGCRAEHAALHEICDVDSVLFRRGWDLRGRIEYITKIPTYYYQYRVGGQSLESEKARKCPKCGGEWLLDEPLHDIFYFKCDSCRIVSNISWDHIK encoded by the coding sequence ATGTACGTTGTTGAGTTGCAATTTGAGTGTTTTGATAACACCACCGTCAGTGCGGTAGATAAAGCCATTAACGGTTTGATGGATGCGTTGCGTTACAACGGCCAAGTGCTAGGTCGTGAATTCCCGATAGTGATGGGCGATGGCGAATTTTTTGTGCGCGTGGTTTGCCCGGAACAAGACAGTTTGCATCCGCGTTATCATTCAGATTTCGTTAAAGTGTGCATGAATCGTTTGTCGGATGCGTCTTTGCTTGCGCCGAAAATGCGTATGCTTGGTCGTGATTTAAATTCAGAACAAGCGGCCGAAGACGAAGCGCCAAGTTGGCAAGTGCTCTACACGACGTATGTGCACACATGCTCGCCACTGCGCAGTGGTGAAACCTTGTTGCCAATTCCACTGTATCGTAATGATCCGACACTCAATGGCGATCATAAAGCGGTCATCAAATGGCAGACGGAATGGCAAGCGTGCGATGAAATCCAAATGGCGGGCGGGTGCCGCGCGGAGCATGCGGCGCTGCACGAAATTTGCGACGTAGACAGTGTGTTGTTCCGCCGCGGTTGGGATTTGCGTGGTCGTATCGAATACATCACCAAGATTCCAACTTACTATTACCAGTATCGCGTAGGCGGTCAGTCGTTGGAGAGCGAGAAAGCACGTAAGTGTCCGAAGTGTGGTGGAGAATGGCTGCTTGATGAGCCATTACATGACATCTTCTATTTTAAGTGCGACTCGTGCCGAATTGTTTCGAACATCTCTTGGGATCATATTAAATAG
- a CDS encoding MetQ/NlpA family lipoprotein, whose amino-acid sequence MKFSLKGLLTVATAASALVLAGCGDKEVDVNKVKVGVIAGAEAQVAEVAAKVAKEKYNLDVELVTFTDYVTPNAALDDGSVDANAFQHKPYLDQQVKDRGYKLAIAGNSFVYPIAGYSKQVKSVDEIQDGARIAVPNDPTNLGRSLLLLEQQGLITLRDGVGLLATVRDIVGNPKNIEIIELEAPQLPRSLDDVTLSIINTTYASSIDLSPERDGVFVEDKESPYVNLIVAREENVNAQNVQNFVKAYQTEEVYEAAKKLFKGGVVKGW is encoded by the coding sequence ATGAAATTTAGCCTTAAAGGTCTTTTGACTGTAGCAACTGCTGCTTCTGCTCTTGTTCTAGCGGGTTGTGGCGATAAAGAAGTGGACGTAAACAAGGTAAAAGTTGGCGTAATTGCAGGTGCTGAAGCGCAAGTTGCTGAAGTAGCGGCAAAAGTAGCGAAAGAAAAGTACAACCTAGACGTTGAACTGGTTACGTTCACGGACTACGTAACACCAAACGCTGCGCTAGATGACGGCTCTGTAGATGCGAACGCTTTCCAACACAAACCTTACCTAGATCAACAAGTTAAAGATCGCGGCTACAAACTGGCTATCGCAGGTAACTCGTTTGTTTACCCAATCGCAGGGTACTCAAAGCAAGTAAAATCTGTGGATGAAATTCAAGATGGCGCACGCATCGCGGTTCCAAACGATCCAACCAACCTAGGTCGCTCACTACTGCTTCTTGAGCAACAAGGTTTGATCACTCTACGTGATGGCGTTGGTCTACTCGCTACAGTACGTGACATCGTAGGCAACCCTAAGAACATTGAAATCATTGAGCTAGAAGCACCGCAACTTCCTCGCTCTCTGGATGACGTAACGCTGTCTATCATTAACACCACTTACGCAAGCTCTATCGACCTGTCTCCAGAGCGTGATGGTGTGTTTGTTGAAGATAAAGAATCTCCATACGTAAACCTAATCGTAGCGCGTGAAGAGAACGTTAATGCTCAAAACGTACAAAACTTCGTAAAAGCTTACCAAACTGAAGAAGTTTACGAAGCAGCGAAAAAACTATTCAAAGGCGGCGTAGTGAAAGGTTGGTAA
- a CDS encoding methionine ABC transporter permease, producing MSFNTIFEWLSLNSKLLLGATWETIYMVAVAGVVGFAVGIPLGVILHITKKGGLLENTKLNGILGAVVNVGRSVPFLVLMVAIIPVTKMLVGTFIGTTAAIVPLTIGAIPFVARLIEGALLEVPTGLVEAAQSMGATPTQIITKVLLPEAMPTIVNSVTITLVTLVSYSAMAGTVGGGGLGDVAIRYGFHRYDITIMAVTVVMLIVLVQIIQSIGDAVVRRVDHR from the coding sequence ATGTCCTTTAATACGATTTTTGAATGGCTAAGTTTAAACAGCAAACTACTTTTAGGTGCTACGTGGGAAACCATCTACATGGTCGCGGTTGCGGGCGTAGTTGGTTTTGCGGTCGGCATTCCATTGGGAGTGATTCTGCATATTACTAAGAAAGGCGGCTTACTAGAAAACACCAAACTGAACGGAATTCTTGGTGCAGTGGTTAACGTTGGGCGCTCAGTTCCTTTCCTTGTTTTGATGGTTGCGATCATTCCAGTAACTAAGATGTTAGTGGGCACTTTCATTGGTACAACTGCGGCAATCGTTCCGCTGACTATTGGTGCGATTCCGTTTGTCGCTCGTCTTATTGAAGGGGCATTGCTGGAAGTACCAACTGGCTTGGTTGAGGCTGCGCAATCCATGGGTGCAACACCAACGCAAATCATCACAAAAGTTCTCCTACCAGAAGCAATGCCGACTATTGTTAACTCAGTGACGATTACTCTAGTGACATTAGTGAGCTACTCTGCGATGGCAGGAACGGTGGGCGGCGGCGGCCTCGGTGACGTAGCCATCCGATACGGCTTCCACCGTTACGACATTACTATCATGGCAGTAACCGTTGTGATGTTGATTGTTCTAGTACAAATTATTCAGTCTATCGGTGACGCAGTGGTGCGCCGTGTAGACCACCGATAA
- the metN gene encoding methionine ABC transporter ATP-binding protein MetN encodes MIEIKNVNKVFYQGSKEILALKDINLHIAKGTIFGVIGSSGAGKSTLIRCVNMLEAPSSGSIIVDGVDLTTLSKKQLVETRRNIGMIFQHFNLLSSRTVFDNVALPLELAGKDKSQITTKVTELLKLVGLADKHESYPSNLSGGQKQRVAIARALASDPSVLLCDEATSALDPATTQSILELLKEINRKLNITILLITHEMEVVKSICHEVAIIGGGELVEKGTVGDIFAHPKTELAHEFIRSTLDLSIPEDYQARLQPNRVEGSYPLVRMEFTGATVDAPLMSQISRKYNIDVSILSSDLDYAGGVKFGMMVAELFGNEQDDSAAIEYLRENNVKVEVLGYVL; translated from the coding sequence ATGATAGAAATAAAAAACGTCAATAAAGTGTTCTACCAAGGCAGTAAGGAAATCCTTGCCCTGAAAGACATTAACCTACACATCGCCAAGGGCACCATCTTCGGTGTTATCGGTTCATCAGGCGCTGGTAAAAGTACTCTGATCCGCTGTGTAAACATGCTAGAAGCACCAAGCTCTGGATCCATCATCGTTGATGGCGTTGATTTAACAACACTCAGCAAAAAGCAGTTGGTTGAAACGCGCCGCAACATTGGCATGATCTTCCAGCACTTCAATCTGCTTTCGTCTCGTACTGTGTTTGATAACGTGGCTCTACCACTGGAACTGGCTGGCAAAGACAAATCGCAAATCACAACAAAAGTGACTGAGTTGCTAAAGCTCGTTGGCTTAGCGGACAAGCACGAAAGCTATCCGTCCAACCTAAGTGGCGGTCAAAAACAACGTGTGGCTATTGCTCGTGCATTGGCATCCGACCCAAGCGTACTGTTGTGTGACGAAGCCACCAGCGCACTGGATCCTGCAACAACTCAATCCATCCTTGAGCTATTAAAAGAAATCAACCGCAAACTCAACATCACGATTCTACTGATCACCCACGAAATGGAAGTGGTAAAAAGCATCTGTCACGAAGTGGCGATCATCGGTGGTGGTGAATTGGTTGAGAAAGGCACGGTTGGCGATATTTTTGCGCACCCTAAAACGGAACTGGCTCACGAGTTCATTCGTTCCACATTGGATCTTTCCATTCCAGAAGATTACCAAGCGCGTTTGCAACCAAATCGCGTTGAAGGCAGCTACCCTCTTGTCCGTATGGAATTTACTGGCGCAACCGTAGATGCACCGTTGATGTCGCAGATTTCGCGTAAGTACAACATCGACGTCAGCATTCTGAGTTCCGATCTTGATTACGCTGGCGGCGTGAAGTTCGGCATGATGGTCGCAGAGCTGTTTGGTAATGAACAAGACGACAGTGCAGCAATTGAATATCTGCGCGAGAACAACGTAAAAGTAGAGGTACTTGGTTATGTCCTTTAA
- the gmhB gene encoding D-glycero-beta-D-manno-heptose 1,7-bisphosphate 7-phosphatase: MAKPAVFIDRDGVINVDHGYVHDEHDFEYIDGVFEATKALKDKGYLLVLVTNQSGIARGKFSEDRFLSLTQWMDWNFVDNGVEFDGFYYCPHHPEHGIGDYKQDCDCRKPKPGMFISARDFLKIDMEKSVMIGDKAEDMMAAEAAGVGTKILVRTGKPITEQGEALATVVLDSIADVPAYLQK; encoded by the coding sequence TTGGCAAAACCTGCTGTTTTTATCGATCGTGACGGCGTGATCAACGTTGACCACGGCTACGTTCATGACGAACATGATTTTGAGTACATTGACGGTGTGTTTGAAGCGACAAAAGCGCTGAAAGATAAAGGTTACCTGTTGGTGCTTGTAACGAATCAATCGGGCATCGCGCGCGGTAAATTCAGTGAAGACCGTTTCTTGTCTCTGACACAATGGATGGACTGGAACTTCGTTGATAATGGCGTTGAGTTTGATGGTTTTTACTATTGTCCACATCATCCTGAGCATGGCATCGGTGACTACAAGCAAGATTGTGATTGCCGCAAACCTAAACCTGGTATGTTTATCTCTGCTCGCGACTTCTTGAAAATCGACATGGAAAAATCTGTGATGATTGGTGATAAAGCCGAAGACATGATGGCAGCAGAAGCCGCAGGTGTTGGCACTAAGATTCTGGTTCGCACAGGTAAGCCAATCACCGAGCAAGGTGAAGCATTAGCTACAGTAGTGCTCGATAGCATTGCAGATGTGCCAGCGTATTTACAAAAATAA
- the treR gene encoding trehalose operon repressor TreR gives MSKKLTILDIAKLAGVGKSTVSRVLTNDPKVKPQTREKVEQIIRESGYVPSKSAQSMRGGSQKVIGVIISRLDSPSENRAVGTMLNALYSAGYDAVIMESQFDRDKTNEHLNVLKRRNVDGVIVFGFTGCDEQALAEWGNRIVVIAMDTNNVSSINYDNQGVIDMALSHLEQQALSRIAYIGVDPEDKTTGLARLNAYKAWCQRKQLTPCFQTGKLSHESAYQLVDHVLKADTQAIVCASDTIALGVIKRLQELGREDVVVTGVGGNELLSFLFPNVFSVDPGYTLAGEKSAKMLINQLNGDEEVVHFTQHPVCR, from the coding sequence ATGAGCAAAAAACTCACCATTCTTGATATCGCGAAATTGGCAGGCGTTGGCAAATCAACAGTAAGCCGTGTGCTTACCAATGATCCAAAAGTGAAACCTCAAACGCGAGAGAAAGTAGAGCAAATCATTCGTGAATCTGGCTATGTACCGTCCAAATCTGCGCAATCAATGCGTGGCGGTAGCCAAAAAGTCATTGGAGTTATTATCTCCCGTCTGGACTCACCATCCGAAAATCGCGCAGTTGGTACAATGCTCAATGCATTGTATTCCGCTGGCTATGACGCGGTGATCATGGAAAGCCAGTTTGATCGCGACAAAACCAACGAACACCTAAACGTGCTTAAGCGTCGCAATGTGGATGGCGTGATTGTGTTTGGCTTTACTGGGTGCGATGAGCAAGCCTTAGCCGAGTGGGGAAATCGCATTGTGGTGATTGCGATGGATACCAATAACGTCTCTTCCATCAATTATGATAACCAAGGCGTGATAGACATGGCTTTGTCTCATCTTGAGCAGCAAGCTTTATCTCGCATTGCTTACATTGGTGTTGATCCTGAAGACAAAACCACAGGCTTGGCGCGTTTAAATGCTTATAAAGCTTGGTGTCAACGCAAACAACTCACACCTTGTTTCCAAACCGGTAAGCTTAGCCATGAAAGTGCTTATCAGTTGGTGGATCACGTTCTAAAAGCAGACACGCAAGCCATTGTGTGTGCCAGCGATACCATTGCATTGGGCGTAATTAAGCGTCTTCAAGAGTTAGGCCGTGAAGACGTGGTCGTGACAGGCGTGGGTGGTAACGAGTTGCTTTCTTTCCTTTTCCCTAACGTATTTAGTGTTGACCCAGGTTATACCCTTGCGGGTGAAAAGTCCGCTAAGATGCTGATTAATCAATTAAATGGCGATGAAGAAGTCGTTCACTTCACTCAACATCCTGTTTGCCGTTAA
- the treB gene encoding PTS trehalose transporter subunit IIBC, giving the protein MSKIARKDVERLIELVGGPDNIASVSHCLTRLRFVLNDTDKADTKQLEALRMVKGCFTNAGQFQVVIGTEVDEVYKVLIELSGKSEASKDESKNAARQNMNIVERGISHLAEIFVPLLPAIITGGLILGFRNVIGDIKMFDGQTLTEISQFWATVHSFLWLIGEAIFFFLPVGVCWSTVKKLGGTPILGITLGVTLVSPQLMNAYLIGKQAPEVWDFGLFVIEKVGYQAQVIPAMLAGMALAFIETHLKRIIPSYLYLVVVPFVSLIASVILAHSIIGPFGRMLGDGVAFAAKAAMTGDFAMIGSTIFGFLYAPLVITGIHHTTNAVDLQLMQELGGTPIWPLIALSNIAQASAVVGIIIISKKQDEREISVPAAISAYLGVTEPAMYGINLKYKFPMLSAMIGSACAAAICGSAGVMANGIGVGGLPGILSIQPQFWGIFALAMLVAMVVPAALTLILYKRAQAKGELEAANA; this is encoded by the coding sequence ATGAGTAAGATTGCGCGTAAAGACGTGGAGCGTCTTATTGAGCTGGTCGGGGGGCCGGACAATATTGCCAGTGTAAGCCACTGTTTAACTCGCTTACGTTTTGTTCTAAATGATACCGACAAAGCGGACACGAAACAGTTAGAAGCCTTGCGTATGGTGAAAGGCTGTTTTACCAACGCAGGTCAATTCCAAGTCGTCATCGGCACTGAAGTTGATGAGGTTTACAAAGTTCTGATCGAGCTAAGCGGTAAAAGTGAAGCGAGCAAAGACGAATCCAAGAACGCTGCTCGTCAAAACATGAATATTGTTGAGCGCGGTATTTCCCACCTTGCAGAAATCTTTGTACCGTTGCTGCCTGCGATCATCACTGGTGGTCTGATCCTTGGTTTCCGTAATGTGATTGGCGACATCAAAATGTTTGATGGTCAAACCCTAACGGAAATCAGTCAGTTTTGGGCGACTGTTCACTCATTCCTATGGTTAATTGGTGAAGCGATTTTCTTCTTCCTACCCGTTGGTGTGTGTTGGTCGACCGTGAAAAAGCTCGGTGGTACACCGATTCTGGGTATTACGCTCGGTGTGACGTTGGTTTCGCCGCAGTTAATGAACGCGTACTTGATCGGTAAACAAGCACCAGAAGTCTGGGATTTCGGATTGTTTGTGATTGAGAAAGTGGGCTATCAGGCGCAGGTGATTCCAGCGATGTTAGCGGGTATGGCACTGGCGTTTATCGAAACGCACTTAAAACGCATCATCCCATCTTATCTATACCTTGTGGTCGTGCCGTTTGTTTCTCTCATTGCCTCGGTGATTTTAGCGCACTCGATCATTGGTCCATTTGGTCGCATGTTGGGTGATGGCGTGGCATTCGCAGCAAAAGCGGCCATGACGGGTGACTTCGCGATGATTGGCTCAACCATCTTCGGCTTCCTATACGCGCCACTTGTGATTACTGGTATCCACCACACAACCAATGCCGTTGACTTACAGTTGATGCAAGAATTGGGGGGCACGCCGATTTGGCCTTTAATTGCACTATCGAACATTGCTCAAGCATCGGCAGTGGTTGGCATCATTATCATCAGTAAAAAGCAGGATGAGCGTGAAATCTCAGTGCCTGCGGCGATTTCTGCCTACCTTGGCGTAACAGAGCCAGCCATGTACGGCATCAACTTGAAATACAAGTTCCCAATGTTGAGCGCGATGATCGGTAGTGCATGCGCTGCTGCTATCTGTGGTAGTGCGGGCGTAATGGCGAACGGTATCGGCGTAGGCGGCTTGCCGGGTATCTTATCTATCCAGCCGCAGTTCTGGGGCATCTTTGCTCTGGCGATGCTAGTCGCGATGGTGGTACCTGCCGCATTAACATTAATTCTTTATAAGCGTGCACAAGCGAAAGGTGAGCTTGAAGCGGCAAACGCGTAA
- the treC gene encoding alpha,alpha-phosphotrehalase, which yields MAMTKHDESWWKTATIYQIYPKSFCDSGSKGTGDIQGIISKLDYLKHLGVDAIWLTPVYQSPMVDNGYDISDYYAINPQFGTMDDFDTLLAEAHQLGIRIIMDIVVNHTSTEHHWFQSALGDKNSPYRDYYIWKDPVDGTEPNNWQSKFGGNAWELDDATGQYYLHLFAKEQADLNWENPVVREEVKEVISFWADKGVDGFRLDVINLISKQQDFPSDDIGDGRRFYTDGPRVHEYLQEISEAVFQKYGSVTVGEMSSTTLEHCQQYSSLDGKELSMVFNFHHLKVDYPDGEKWTKAPFDFIQLKQIFNHWQTGLNGKGWGALFWCNHDQPRVVSRLGDDKQYRVESAKMLAASVHMMQGTPYVYQGEEIGMTNPGYTEISQYRDVESTNMYDIMVNRDYVSHEEMMAILAQKSRDNSRTPMQWNSQKHAGFTEGTPWLEVAQNYSEINAEAAVADLNSVFYFYKRLIELRKQVPVITDGRYEDLLPEHQRIFAYARQNDKQTLLCINNYYAEEVECVLPERFELSKAKNLLSNYQNSASAVASNHQVLRPYETRILLIEE from the coding sequence ATGGCTATGACCAAGCATGATGAGAGCTGGTGGAAAACCGCAACCATCTACCAAATTTACCCAAAAAGCTTTTGTGACAGTGGCAGTAAAGGCACGGGCGACATTCAAGGGATCATTTCTAAACTGGATTATCTAAAACACCTTGGTGTGGATGCGATTTGGCTGACGCCAGTGTATCAGTCTCCTATGGTTGATAACGGTTATGACATTTCCGATTATTACGCGATCAATCCACAGTTCGGCACTATGGATGATTTCGATACCTTGCTGGCAGAAGCGCATCAGTTGGGTATTCGTATCATCATGGACATTGTAGTGAACCACACGTCGACTGAGCATCATTGGTTCCAATCCGCGTTAGGGGACAAAAACAGCCCATACCGCGATTACTACATCTGGAAAGATCCGGTTGATGGCACAGAACCTAACAACTGGCAATCGAAGTTTGGAGGCAATGCTTGGGAATTGGATGACGCGACAGGGCAGTACTACTTGCACCTTTTTGCTAAAGAGCAGGCGGATTTGAACTGGGAAAACCCAGTGGTGCGTGAAGAAGTCAAAGAAGTCATCAGTTTCTGGGCAGACAAAGGCGTGGACGGTTTCCGTCTCGACGTCATCAACCTGATTTCTAAACAGCAAGACTTCCCAAGTGATGATATTGGCGATGGCCGCCGTTTCTATACGGATGGTCCTCGCGTGCACGAATATCTGCAAGAAATCAGCGAAGCTGTGTTTCAAAAGTACGGCAGCGTGACGGTGGGGGAAATGTCTTCGACCACGCTAGAGCACTGCCAGCAATACTCTTCATTAGATGGCAAAGAGCTGTCGATGGTGTTCAATTTTCACCACCTGAAAGTCGATTATCCGGATGGTGAAAAATGGACCAAAGCGCCGTTTGATTTCATTCAGTTAAAGCAGATCTTCAACCATTGGCAAACGGGCTTAAATGGCAAAGGGTGGGGGGCGCTATTCTGGTGTAACCACGATCAACCTCGTGTGGTCAGCCGCTTAGGTGATGATAAACAATACCGCGTTGAGTCGGCGAAAATGCTGGCGGCATCTGTACATATGATGCAAGGCACGCCGTATGTTTATCAAGGTGAAGAGATTGGTATGACCAACCCTGGTTACACTGAGATCAGCCAGTACCGCGACGTAGAAAGCACCAACATGTACGACATCATGGTCAACCGCGATTACGTATCACACGAAGAGATGATGGCGATTTTGGCGCAGAAGTCGCGTGATAACTCACGTACGCCAATGCAGTGGAATAGCCAAAAGCACGCTGGTTTTACCGAAGGCACACCGTGGCTTGAGGTGGCGCAGAATTACTCTGAAATCAACGCAGAAGCGGCGGTTGCTGATTTGAACTCGGTGTTCTACTTCTACAAACGTTTGATTGAGCTACGTAAACAGGTTCCGGTGATCACCGATGGCCGTTATGAAGATTTACTGCCAGAGCATCAACGCATTTTTGCTTACGCTCGCCAGAACGACAAACAAACGCTGCTGTGTATCAATAACTACTACGCTGAAGAGGTGGAATGCGTTCTGCCAGAACGTTTTGAACTGAGTAAAGCGAAAAACTTGCTATCCAACTATCAAAACTCAGCGAGCGCAGTCGCGTCAAACCATCAAGTGTTACGACCTTACGAAACTCGTATTTTATTGATAGAAGAATAA
- a CDS encoding winged helix-turn-helix domain-containing protein, with amino-acid sequence MRDFLQQAKQTHSCIAIGELVYNPKKQTLHQDTIAIDLEPRTIELLELLLTSVGHPLSADTIIETIWQSKFISKNVLTNRISTLRALLQQHLPEYDAAKLLVTYPRKGYFLNPANIRLIPPAKSHRRVLPTQVASNKNFKLIFAYSLCAILAVCSVTLASLLWQRQEISTQQTRHQLLIPKVELLLNRVDAIGSQARKYRTLVKAVLLQQQVEYPYTDIANQDAPSYFLDPIGHTPYFPGARNMQTSDYELNIELKDGAEQGTLKAQMNLIYPATGKLAFRNEYTLRLSDLQSDIFQIHSDVAQYFNLPAPSASTWQLSDVHQKMLFENVFSNQPLQQADEFAAITTARHLALYEQEPQKLETYLTQVQSSFDVLPDELSLWLGVLHFKLGNLDRAKVLLTTPDGDSRIQNALIYTFVSHIAYKQNKLEQFRLNYMESLVALLRVLPSETLFERLSQSESKETCLQPWKTLHVSLTDQEIISRWKALINEYCTNVANEINPNKTKT; translated from the coding sequence ATGCGCGACTTTCTACAACAAGCCAAACAAACTCACAGTTGTATTGCGATTGGCGAGTTGGTCTACAATCCGAAAAAACAGACTCTTCATCAAGACACTATCGCGATTGATCTCGAACCTCGTACCATTGAGTTATTAGAACTTCTGCTAACAAGCGTGGGGCATCCGCTCTCTGCCGACACCATTATCGAAACCATTTGGCAGAGCAAATTCATCTCCAAGAATGTGCTCACTAACCGCATTAGCACCTTACGTGCGCTGCTACAGCAACACCTACCCGAGTACGATGCGGCTAAGCTCTTGGTCACTTATCCTCGAAAGGGCTATTTTCTTAACCCTGCCAATATCCGTTTAATACCGCCAGCGAAAAGCCATCGACGCGTTCTCCCAACTCAGGTTGCGAGTAATAAGAACTTCAAGCTAATTTTTGCTTATAGCTTGTGTGCCATACTTGCGGTTTGTAGCGTGACGCTCGCAAGCTTGCTATGGCAACGCCAAGAGATTTCAACACAACAAACACGTCATCAGTTACTTATCCCCAAAGTCGAGTTGCTGCTCAACCGTGTCGATGCAATCGGCTCTCAGGCACGAAAATATCGCACACTGGTCAAAGCCGTCTTACTGCAACAACAAGTCGAATATCCATATACCGACATCGCTAACCAAGACGCTCCAAGTTACTTTCTGGATCCCATTGGTCATACACCGTATTTCCCTGGTGCACGAAATATGCAGACCAGTGATTACGAACTCAACATAGAGTTAAAAGACGGCGCAGAACAAGGCACCTTGAAAGCGCAGATGAACCTTATTTATCCTGCGACAGGGAAGCTGGCATTTCGCAATGAATACACACTGCGCTTATCCGACCTACAATCGGACATCTTCCAAATTCACTCGGATGTCGCACAATACTTCAACTTGCCTGCACCTTCGGCAAGCACATGGCAACTGTCAGACGTTCACCAAAAAATGCTGTTTGAGAATGTCTTTTCTAACCAACCTCTCCAACAAGCTGATGAGTTTGCAGCTATCACAACCGCAAGGCATCTCGCGTTATACGAGCAAGAGCCTCAAAAGCTGGAAACGTATTTGACGCAAGTGCAGTCTTCGTTCGATGTTTTGCCAGATGAGCTAAGCCTCTGGTTGGGCGTATTGCATTTCAAACTAGGTAACCTAGACCGAGCAAAAGTTCTGTTGACCACTCCAGATGGCGACTCACGCATTCAAAACGCGCTGATTTATACGTTTGTGTCTCACATCGCTTATAAGCAAAACAAACTTGAACAGTTCCGTCTCAACTACATGGAATCACTGGTGGCACTGCTGCGCGTTTTACCCTCCGAGACATTGTTTGAACGTCTTTCTCAATCAGAATCGAAAGAAACTTGCCTTCAACCATGGAAAACGTTGCATGTCAGTTTGACCGATCAAGAAATTATCAGCCGATGGAAAGCGCTCATCAATGAGTATTGCACCAACGTAGCCAACGAAATAAACCCAAATAAAACAAAGACCTAA
- a CDS encoding YitT family protein, with the protein MEKHSRKEDWIAILTGTFLVAQGVFFLQSANLLTGGTTGLALLISQFTPFTFGVLYFLANCPFYLLAWKRFGRHFAINSAISGALVSIFADHLYLLISLESVNEIYCAVAGGLLMGLGMLILFRHRSSLGGFNVLCLFIQDKFGISVGKSQMAIDACILFASFFFVTPEVIGLSILGAFALNVVLAMNHKPHRYSVTYGS; encoded by the coding sequence ATGGAAAAACACTCAAGAAAAGAAGACTGGATAGCAATTCTCACTGGTACCTTTTTGGTAGCTCAGGGCGTTTTCTTTCTCCAATCCGCGAACCTTCTAACAGGAGGCACGACTGGATTGGCATTGCTAATAAGCCAATTTACACCTTTTACCTTTGGTGTGCTGTACTTTTTGGCAAACTGTCCTTTTTACTTACTCGCATGGAAACGCTTCGGCCGTCATTTCGCAATCAATAGCGCTATTTCTGGCGCTTTGGTTTCTATCTTTGCCGATCACCTTTATTTGCTGATCTCACTCGAATCCGTTAACGAAATTTATTGCGCGGTAGCAGGTGGCCTATTGATGGGATTAGGTATGCTGATTTTGTTCCGACATCGCTCCAGCCTAGGTGGCTTTAACGTGTTGTGTTTGTTTATTCAGGACAAGTTTGGCATTTCTGTTGGCAAAAGCCAGATGGCAATCGATGCATGTATCCTGTTTGCTTCATTCTTCTTTGTCACTCCAGAGGTGATTGGCCTTTCGATTTTGGGTGCCTTTGCACTGAATGTCGTATTGGCGATGAATCACAAACCACACCGATATTCCGTTACCTACGGTTCATAA